The Solanum pennellii chromosome 7, SPENNV200 DNA segment ccacaggctaaacttacgtgatcatctaaaaagtatgacacgttaatacccatgatggctacatggtttacatggggaCTTGAATTATCTTACTCTCATACCCACATTGGTGATCAATAGTACTCCCAAaacatactttagctcatagtttataaataaaaacttccttcctttgggttgagataatttactgaaccctttagctttaaaaaactCCTTTTTGGAATCGATGTTCCCctttttagttcaaaactcctttggaaatcatagtttccttaaatgtgaaacatttatcaaacttttgggaatacttagCCCCCCTTTTATAAACTttagagaaatgaactcaactcttgctcttaACTTGAAACTATTAAGGGAATAATTAGTCCCCTTATacctttttgagaaatgaactgaacttttaatcttttccttaacttgaacttaagccttaaaatgaactaaaaatgCTTGATTAAGACTCTAagaactttgaaaactttaattttacTCACCCCATAGTCTTAGACTTGGATTCTTACTTTCTTGAATTTGATCCTAACTTCCCTTGAATTTGGATTAtagattcaaggatcatgatctcatgtttatagatgatttcatgatgtttagatgtactttagagtgttgaaatcaactaggaatgaagggtacatcacttagTAACTAGTacaaaagatagggaaagaacggaGTTTTCAGGGGGTCGGGGCGCTCTGAAAGGCGCGAGGCACCACGACCTGTCAGACAGACCCTGGTATGgggcgctctggctggcgcgCCGCGCCAGGGCCTGTTTGACAGAGCCTGCCTTGAGGCGCTCTGGCAGGCGCGGTGCCCCAAGGGCTGTCTGACGGGACCTCCaactttcttcttcgtttttcacCTCTAAACCTTCCCAAACTTCCATGGATCCCACCCGAAACTCTTAGGATAAATAATGAACTCATTACCCAATAGTTCAGATTGGAAAAACAGTCCGAAAACAAAAACCAAAACTACTAGAGATCAACTATAAATCAACCAACGAGAACTTCaaacttttcatcaagaacttcaagatttaatttcaaataactCTAAATTTCTGCAATGAATCAAATTAGGGGTGGTTGAAATAACCCAACAccgaatgatctcacatacctgatAGGGTTCACGCCCGACGAAATCCTCACAACGAATACTTGGCGTTCTTGCGTCTTCTccttctttctcctcttttctcctttctttcaaaaCCCTAATGTATTTTCTAAATGTGCAAACTGAATGTTATCAGCTTATACCCCAACTTAATACCTCAAAAACGAATTCAGTAATTGATTTCGGAAAAGATCAAATCACCCTTAACAAATTCGGATTGGAAATTTCTCTACTagcccaacttccgaaaggcatatctccaTCATACAAACACAGAATTTTCGAAAACTTGGCATTAttggaaagatcttcccaaGAGCTTTCCATCCATATACAGAAATCATCCAAACTCCTCCTGAGTTGGaaattatggtcatttgaaaatgtccaaaactcacttttgaaatctgaaaatttttcagatttcctttacttatttccaaatttgattattttttttttagcttaacCTTAGTTAATTCTAGATACGAGATGTAACATCTATAATATTATCACATCTTTGTTTGTTGTCAACTTGTAGTTTGACATTcgcaaaattgtttgtgcaaggTAATTAAGTTAAGAGCACAATTTTCagaatatgaaatcaagataattcatcttgaaattttgataaatatccAAGCTAATATGACATTAAATTCCTCAAATAAATAGTCAATCATTGCTTATGAGAACAAAGTTTCACGGTCTGAAATATAATATAGTAGTATGCATCAGActaataaattatgattaaattttatttcaattgatttatggtcAAAGACCAGATATTTTATCTGATCATTTTTATATGTACTATATAATCAATGGATATTCaatgatgcacaaagatagattctccaaaagattgagacATGTATTAGTTTTGTCTAACATTAGGAGGAGATTAGAAGCAATCCAAGAGTTGTAAATATtcctattgaatgtcccttaaaGATAGAGTCTACgacatgcatgaaaaatgatagactaattaaattctaaataaaataatccttgaaaaaagAGGAGGATTGAAGagtcaaaatgatcataataaggagaaaATTTGCTCCacaagtgaaaagtggaatgatgcatattggtaagcgtaaagcttatttgacttgcaatctaggcactggaagatgtcatacatttaatattaaatgttgTCACCTGAcaaaaatgatatgaaaatatctaATGAGTTCAAAAtctagagcatatacaagtttttaaaaacttatttatAATCCTCATAAgtattaaatagattcaaaattcataaagcACATACAAGTATTGTTATGCAAGTTGGTGACTTgaattgaaactcttgaagagttttcaaaaagcaatagattattttcttaaagaagttgaagtaagaAACTTGCACAAAATTTTTATCTGAAGGAAAGATTTATAAAAAGagatagaagaaaacatatttcgTCAAAACTTTTCTATACACATGAGCTCTCAATAATGGTGTTAACAACATGCAACATGTTTGTTCAAGTAATACTATAGTTGATTTATTCACgaagtctctaccaactacaactttcaacaAGATGAGTGCACAAACTTGAAAAACGAAGATTCAAGTATATGGATTGATGTTctcattagggggagttaatacgtgATATACTCTTTTTctctcacaaggttttgtcccattgaattttccttgtaaggtttgtAGTGAGATgtccataatgcgtattattagatatacgtactctttttccttcactagatttttttccactgatttttatctagtaaggttttaacgaggcacataatctaccaCATTCAaagggagtgttataaacatatttgtaatATAGCGAATGTCTagttatgtggagtccttttaggCGGGGTGACTCGACagtgttaaaaagaaaaagacatgtGCCTTGGGTCCCCAAATTTAAGGggcctcattttttttttttataataattggttataagttatttttttaacaaacatTGAACGATATTCGTAGAAAAAGTAAACATTTCACGAAAAATAAAGGAACTATCAGAAATATCTTGACATATTTAGAGTATTATATctcatagaaaataattttatataaaaatgattatattatcatatgaaaattaaaaaaattaattatatgaaagttttaacatttaaatttaaagctccgtttaatttttattttagactATTAATATGTTTGAGCTGCCCCTGCTTTTAGAATATGATTAAGAATCTTTTAAATTTCCcctataaataaaagaatattttttattttaaagaaaatctatgaattttaaatatacttcTAAATGAATAAGAAGTGTCATTTCTTGTTTATATAGTTTGGTaacaatttttaatatattagaaatataattaatgaatatagtcaatattaaaataaaaagacaagaaatatcaaaaaaaaagaaaaacttattgTATGAATAGTCCTAGCTTCCTTTGGTGGCAGTGATACAAGCACGCCACGTTTGTGGCCAAATAGCCAAAGATAGTTGGGTCCCACCAGTTTTAAGCATTCGGTTGTGGGCCCCATAATGTAGTGGTCCTGCTTAAAGTGGATAAAAGTTTGTGCCACGTGGCATCTGTTAGCCTGCACTACTAACGTAGCAATCTGCCAACACAGACACCTGACTGACTACTCCTTTGTTGTTTctatttgattttcaaataactGGATAAagtttgcttcttttttttctttcacttttaatttaagaccctaaacatgaataaaaatatttaaatgcaCCCAAAATTAGTCTCTgagttttatataattaattaaatatttcattttatatttaatatagcttataaatttgaaatcttttatCAGTGTACGTCAaagattaattaaattactaatatttatataatatatataaattttatatttaattaaaaataattcgatatttaattaaaaaatttaaattattcaataCCATAATCGCTATTAGTTTTCTTTGAAattacatgtatcaagtaagagcctgtttggctcaacttaaaagctggtcaaattgacttaaaagctgatttttgacttatttagctgtttggcaatactcaaaatagcttattttaagttaaaaaaaacttattttaagccaaaagttaaaagctggggtaggggtgcttcttttttttagcttataagctgttttaagttgaccacatttttatctttttgcccttaatatttttatacaatctccaaattacaacatattcctaacatctctttcttccatttttcccttttcacgtttggcatagcaacttcagcacttttatccaaacacataactgcttattttaaaaataagtttcagcactttcaaaagtacttctttaaagctgcttttattaagcccatccaaacgggtcCTAAGACAGAATGAATAAGGAGTGAGTGTCAtttgtaatataatattaaaattatatatattatatatataaaggaatGTGGGTGAAATAAACATTTAGTTAAAAAATGAGGGAGTGAGTGATGtggaaaaaagaaatgaaaggaTACAAATGGCAAGATGGTCTGAAACGGTCCGTTACACATTGCTTTTAGTTATTTGCTCAGTTTTCCACACACCTCTGAGCTCACCGCTTCACCCAACTATATATAGAAACCCAATTTTGTAATCAAAGAAAACTATGGTGATTGATGTGAATGAGAAAGAGATGAATGTTAATGGTGGAGTAGTAGTAGAGGTGAAAGAAGAACCAGTTATATTTATTAATGATGAAGATGACATTATTGGGGATTCAGTACCAAAGCCTTTGGATGGGTTGCGTGATGTAGGTCCACCTCCGTTTTTGAAGAAGACGTTTGAAATGGTGGATGATCCAAATACCGATTCTATAATCTCATGGAGTAACAATCAGAACAGCTTTGTTGTTTGGGATCCTCACAAATTTTCAATTCATCTTCTACCTAAACACTTTAAGCACAACAACTTCTCTAGCTTTATCCGCCAGCTCAATACCTATGTAAGTTTGTACTTGATTTTCCTTAATCAATTTCTACTTCATTTTCACCATCTGCTTCTTCTAATTTTAATAGTAAACTCAATTCCTTTTGTGAGTTTGTAATTTGGTTAATAATTGGGTTCTGAATTGGTTTGGTATCTGACTTGTATCTCCATCCActgtttttatgttgatttatCTTTGACTATTGTGGTTTTTTTTTGTGGATTTGTAGCGTTTCAGGAAAATTGATTCAGATAGATGGGAATTTGCAAATGAGGGTTTTCAGAAAGGGAAAAAGCATTTGCTGATAAATATCAAGAGAAGAAAGCAGTATCCTCAACTAGGAGGAGGAGGTGGTGGTGGAGGAGGAGCAAAATCTTGGGTAGGAGGTTGTTGCAAGGATGGGACTGAAGCAGCAGAGATAGAAAAGCTGAAAAAGGATCACAACAGTTTGAAGATGGAAATTCTGAAGCTAAAACAGCAACAAGAGAGCACTGATAACTATTTAGCTACTATGAAGGAGAGGTTACAGAATAGTGAGATTAAACAAAAGTATATGGTGTTCTTCCTGGCGAAAACGTTCCACAACCCTATGTTTGTTCAACATCTGATTGAAAAGATGAAACAGGGGAAGAAAACAACGGTTGAGAATGGGACCAAGAAGAGAAGGTTGTGTAGTGATGAAAATCAAGAGGAGTACACAACAATTAAGTCGGAGATACAAACACTTTTCTCTTGTGATGAATCGTCGAATAGTCCAGTTAAGGGAAATAACAGCAGCCCGGAGATGGTATCTGAGAACTATATATTGTGGGAGAAGTTGATGGAGGATGACATGATTTGTGAGAATGGAGCAGAAACAGATAAGTATCAAAGTGAgattgttcttgaacttgagGATTTGATCTCGAACCCATCCGAGTGCAAGTGTATG contains these protein-coding regions:
- the LOC107024505 gene encoding heat stress transcription factor A-2-like, which gives rise to MVIDVNEKEMNVNGGVVVEVKEEPVIFINDEDDIIGDSVPKPLDGLRDVGPPPFLKKTFEMVDDPNTDSIISWSNNQNSFVVWDPHKFSIHLLPKHFKHNNFSSFIRQLNTYRFRKIDSDRWEFANEGFQKGKKHLLINIKRRKQYPQLGGGGGGGGGAKSWVGGCCKDGTEAAEIEKLKKDHNSLKMEILKLKQQQESTDNYLATMKERLQNSEIKQKYMVFFLAKTFHNPMFVQHLIEKMKQGKKTTVENGTKKRRLCSDENQEEYTTIKSEIQTLFSCDESSNSPVKGNNSSPEMVSENYILWEKLMEDDMICENGAETDKYQSEIVLELEDLISNPSECKCMP